The following are encoded in a window of Sinomonas cyclohexanicum genomic DNA:
- a CDS encoding ABC transporter permease, with amino-acid sequence MSTQTATRAQQKLGPRQRTARRPGRRPGWTTPVLGLVGILAFLGVWELAPAVGIVQAKYLPPASEVLAALANDFGLALFWKAVGDTMAAWAIGLAIAVVLATVLGLVIGMSPFLRRATNSTIEFLRPIPSVALIPLAVLLFGIKIESTLMLVVYASFWQVLIQALYGVADVDTVAMNTAESYGFSWWQRVRDVVFPTVLPYLMTGIRLAASVALILAITAELVIGSPGLGREIALAQSGGAISGMYALILATGLLGVVVNLAARWVERRVLSWHPSIRGEVAA; translated from the coding sequence ATGAGCACGCAGACTGCAACCCGAGCCCAGCAGAAGCTGGGCCCGCGGCAACGTACCGCGCGCCGCCCCGGCAGGAGGCCGGGATGGACGACGCCGGTCCTCGGCCTTGTGGGCATCCTCGCCTTCCTGGGGGTGTGGGAGCTCGCCCCGGCGGTCGGGATCGTCCAGGCGAAGTACCTTCCGCCGGCGTCGGAGGTGCTGGCCGCGCTCGCGAACGACTTCGGGCTGGCCCTCTTCTGGAAGGCAGTGGGCGACACCATGGCGGCGTGGGCGATCGGGCTCGCGATCGCCGTTGTGCTCGCCACCGTCCTCGGCCTGGTCATCGGGATGTCCCCGTTCCTGCGCCGCGCCACGAACTCGACGATCGAGTTCCTCCGCCCGATCCCCTCGGTGGCGCTCATCCCGCTCGCCGTGCTGCTCTTCGGGATCAAGATCGAGTCCACGCTCATGCTCGTCGTCTACGCGAGCTTCTGGCAGGTGCTCATCCAGGCGCTCTACGGCGTGGCTGACGTGGACACGGTCGCGATGAACACGGCGGAGAGCTACGGCTTCTCGTGGTGGCAGCGGGTGCGCGACGTCGTGTTCCCGACGGTCCTGCCGTACCTCATGACGGGCATCCGCCTCGCCGCGTCCGTCGCGCTGATCCTCGCCATCACCGCCGAGCTCGTGATCGGCTCGCCCGGCCTCGGGCGCGAGATCGCGCTCGCGCAGTCCGGCGGCGCGATCTCGGGCATGTATGCCCTCATCCTCGCCACGGGCCTGCTCGGCGTCGTCGTGAACCTCGCCGCGCGGTGGGTCGAGCGGCGTGTCCTGTCCTGGCATCCCTCGATCCGCGGGGAGGTCGCGGCATGA
- a CDS encoding ABC transporter substrate-binding protein — protein sequence MFKTLSKALAGAAVAALALTGCGAGSPSGASAGQQSGGGSLTKVTVGVLSIAPSAAVQYGIDKGYFSKEGLDVQFQTGQGGAAMLPAVSSGSMDFAVGNPLSVLVAADKGLDMKVVTGYSNSIATGTDIEAVIVKKDSPIQSWKDLAGKTVSVNAVNTQGDLTIMESVAKDGGDPKAVKFSEVAFPDAQAQLDRGNIDAAWVPEPFETKMASDPNYRVLGYPYQVAIPGLPTMVSFTSGNYAKSNPDTVAKFKKAMQTTLDAVQNDQQGFKATAGTFLKMDAAAAQKLNMEQMSAELREQQLTDLGNLMLKYKFVTKQPSIDSLLVK from the coding sequence ATGTTCAAGACCCTTTCCAAGGCACTCGCGGGCGCGGCCGTAGCGGCACTGGCCCTGACAGGCTGCGGTGCCGGCTCGCCCTCGGGGGCCAGCGCCGGCCAGCAGAGCGGCGGCGGCTCGCTCACCAAGGTGACCGTGGGCGTGCTCAGCATCGCCCCATCGGCCGCCGTCCAGTACGGGATCGACAAGGGCTACTTCTCCAAGGAGGGCCTCGACGTCCAGTTCCAGACGGGGCAGGGCGGCGCGGCGATGCTCCCGGCCGTCTCGTCGGGCAGCATGGACTTCGCGGTCGGCAACCCCCTGTCCGTCCTCGTCGCGGCGGACAAGGGCCTCGACATGAAGGTCGTCACCGGCTACTCGAACTCGATCGCCACGGGCACCGACATCGAGGCCGTCATCGTCAAGAAGGACTCGCCCATCCAGTCGTGGAAGGACCTGGCCGGCAAGACCGTCTCGGTCAACGCCGTGAACACCCAGGGCGACCTGACGATCATGGAGTCCGTCGCGAAGGACGGCGGCGACCCGAAGGCGGTCAAGTTCAGCGAGGTCGCGTTCCCGGACGCCCAGGCGCAGCTGGACCGCGGCAACATCGACGCCGCGTGGGTGCCGGAGCCGTTCGAGACCAAGATGGCCAGTGACCCGAACTACCGGGTCCTGGGCTACCCGTACCAGGTGGCGATTCCAGGACTTCCCACGATGGTCTCGTTCACGTCCGGCAACTACGCCAAGTCCAACCCGGACACGGTTGCCAAGTTCAAGAAGGCGATGCAGACCACGCTGGACGCGGTCCAGAACGACCAGCAGGGCTTCAAGGCGACCGCTGGCACCTTCCTCAAGATGGATGCGGCCGCCGCGCAGAAGCTCAACATGGAGCAGATGTCAGCTGAGCTCCGCGAGCAGCAGCTCACGGACCTGGGCAACCTCATGCTCAAGTACAAGTTTGTGACGAAGCAGCCCTCGATCGACTCGCTCCTCGTCAAGTAG
- a CDS encoding ABC transporter permease subunit: MAWGAGLAVLMGMYAAFWPSIKGQPSMNDLLEQMPEAFRNLFATEAADMSTPTGYIQIELLSFMAPIVILMYAIGMGAGAIAGEEEHHTLELLIAQPVGRGRVVLEKACAMALGTALLAAVAGFALVLEGRWVDLVLPGDKIAAAMAHLGLLGLVFGSLALALSAATGKAGLSKGVPAALAVAAYLVNGLAPVVDWLEPARKYSPFYQYVGHDPLKNGLDWPSVGIALATAAVLIGAAVVGFRRRDTAA, encoded by the coding sequence GTGGCGTGGGGGGCGGGCCTTGCCGTCCTCATGGGCATGTACGCCGCCTTCTGGCCGAGCATCAAGGGCCAGCCGTCCATGAACGACCTGCTCGAGCAGATGCCGGAGGCGTTTCGCAACCTCTTCGCGACCGAGGCCGCGGATATGTCCACCCCTACGGGGTACATCCAGATCGAGCTTCTCTCCTTCATGGCGCCGATCGTGATTCTCATGTACGCGATCGGCATGGGCGCCGGCGCGATCGCCGGAGAGGAGGAGCACCACACGCTCGAGCTGCTCATCGCGCAGCCGGTGGGCCGCGGTCGGGTGGTCCTCGAGAAGGCCTGTGCCATGGCGCTCGGGACAGCGCTCCTCGCGGCCGTCGCCGGTTTCGCCCTGGTCCTCGAGGGCAGGTGGGTGGACCTCGTGCTGCCCGGGGACAAGATCGCGGCGGCGATGGCACACCTTGGGCTGCTGGGGCTGGTGTTCGGCAGCCTCGCCCTCGCCCTCTCGGCCGCGACGGGGAAGGCAGGCCTGAGCAAGGGCGTCCCTGCGGCCCTCGCCGTGGCCGCGTACCTCGTCAACGGACTGGCCCCCGTCGTCGACTGGCTGGAGCCCGCCCGGAAGTACTCGCCGTTCTACCAGTACGTGGGCCACGACCCCCTCAAGAACGGCCTCGACTGGCCGAGCGTGGGAATTGCCCTCGCGACGGCCGCAGTGCTGATCGGCGCCGCAGTCGTGGGTTTCAGGAGGCGCGACACCGCAGCCTAG
- a CDS encoding ABC transporter permease → MKFLKALLYGIGLPVLLIALWWAATSGAPNFFVPTPGALAEKFPPTWFGDRLLTDVLPSIGRLLVGLAAAIVLGVVLGLLVGLSPTLRALTEPVFEFFRAVPPPVLVPVLMLLVGINDSMKVAVIVSGCVWPVLLNTIEGVRAIDPVQNETTRSYGITGFNRIRYQILPSAAPQIFAGVRQSLSIGLILMVISEMFASSSGLGFAIVQFQRSFAIPEMWSGIVVLGLIGVAMSLIFQWIQRTVLRWYNGLKEVENAA, encoded by the coding sequence ATGAAGTTCCTCAAGGCACTCCTGTACGGGATCGGCCTGCCCGTCCTGCTCATCGCCCTCTGGTGGGCCGCGACGTCCGGTGCCCCCAACTTCTTCGTCCCCACGCCCGGCGCGCTCGCGGAGAAGTTCCCGCCGACGTGGTTCGGCGACCGCCTCCTCACGGACGTGCTCCCGAGCATCGGCCGGCTCCTGGTCGGCCTCGCGGCGGCGATCGTCCTCGGCGTCGTGCTCGGGCTCCTCGTGGGCCTCAGCCCCACGCTCCGGGCGCTGACCGAGCCCGTGTTCGAGTTCTTCCGCGCGGTCCCGCCGCCGGTCCTCGTCCCCGTGCTCATGCTCCTGGTGGGCATCAACGACTCGATGAAGGTCGCCGTGATCGTCTCGGGCTGCGTCTGGCCCGTGCTGCTGAACACGATCGAGGGCGTGCGCGCCATCGACCCCGTGCAGAACGAGACGACCCGCTCGTACGGGATCACCGGGTTCAACCGGATCCGGTACCAGATCCTGCCGTCCGCGGCCCCCCAGATCTTCGCCGGCGTGAGGCAGTCCCTCTCGATCGGCCTGATCCTCATGGTCATCTCCGAGATGTTCGCGTCCTCGTCCGGACTCGGCTTCGCGATCGTGCAGTTCCAGCGCTCGTTCGCGATCCCCGAGATGTGGTCCGGCATCGTGGTCCTCGGGCTCATCGGCGTGGCCATGTCCCTCATCTTCCAGTGGATCCAGCGGACCGTGCTCCGCTGGTACAACGGCCTCAAAGAGGTAGAGAATGCAGCCTGA
- a CDS encoding IS1634 family transposase: protein MASRFVRKVRTASGAVAVQIVAKDRGQVVEVDHVGSAHTDAELALLLDLARDRLRPGQGTLDLGPLPRVEVRTEDVADWTAAASLPVAAPGGRPRLVAGGGRVVATASLLLWDVLAQAYSRLGFDVLDDEAFRSLVLARIIEPTSKADTLRVLEEIGVPAPALRTVFRCLERCSRQDYRDIIAKACLAHSVRSTGPAAMVMYDVTTLHFTNEDEDELRRVGMSKEHRVDPQVQVGLLVDPGGFPLEVHLFDGRKAETTTLVPVLKAFQERHGVTDMVVVADAGMLSAGNLNALEDAGFSFIVGSRLTKAPYDLAEHFEAHGDWFEDGQILESVRTLGTGKDARERRIVYQYSFKRAKRDRRTINLMVEKAERIAAGATPLKKARFLKVTGAEKALDQTTIERARQLAGLKGYVTSLPEATMSGSAVIGAYHDLWAVEASFRMTKSDLKARPVFHHQREAIEAHLTVVFAALAIARHLQDATGVSIKKLVQTLRPVRSATIEVNGQRLTLEPNIPPTAQEILTTLGLIAGH from the coding sequence GTGGCTTCCAGGTTCGTGCGCAAGGTCAGGACGGCCTCGGGCGCGGTCGCTGTCCAGATCGTGGCCAAGGACCGGGGCCAGGTCGTGGAGGTCGATCATGTGGGTTCTGCCCATACCGATGCCGAGCTGGCGCTGCTGCTGGACCTGGCCCGCGATCGGCTCCGGCCCGGCCAGGGGACGCTGGACCTGGGCCCGCTGCCCCGCGTAGAGGTGCGCACCGAGGACGTCGCTGACTGGACGGCCGCCGCCTCGTTGCCGGTAGCCGCTCCCGGCGGGCGCCCACGGCTCGTGGCCGGCGGCGGGCGCGTGGTGGCAACGGCATCGCTGCTGCTCTGGGACGTCTTGGCCCAGGCGTACTCCCGTCTGGGATTCGATGTCCTCGACGATGAGGCGTTCAGATCGCTGGTGCTGGCCCGGATCATCGAGCCCACGTCGAAGGCCGACACCCTCCGGGTCCTGGAAGAGATCGGGGTGCCCGCACCGGCGCTGCGCACGGTGTTCCGATGCCTGGAGCGCTGCAGCAGGCAGGACTACCGCGACATCATCGCCAAGGCCTGCCTCGCGCACTCGGTCCGCTCTACAGGGCCTGCGGCGATGGTCATGTATGACGTGACCACCCTGCATTTCACGAACGAGGACGAGGACGAGCTGCGCCGGGTCGGGATGAGCAAGGAGCACCGCGTGGACCCGCAGGTCCAGGTCGGGCTGCTGGTGGACCCGGGCGGGTTCCCGCTGGAGGTGCACCTCTTCGACGGGCGCAAGGCCGAGACCACCACCCTCGTGCCGGTGCTGAAGGCGTTCCAGGAGAGGCATGGGGTCACGGACATGGTCGTGGTCGCCGACGCCGGGATGCTCTCGGCCGGCAACCTGAACGCGCTCGAGGACGCCGGGTTCTCCTTCATCGTCGGCTCCCGCCTGACCAAGGCCCCGTATGACCTCGCCGAGCACTTCGAAGCCCACGGGGACTGGTTCGAGGACGGGCAGATCCTCGAATCCGTCAGGACGCTGGGAACCGGGAAGGACGCGCGGGAGCGGCGGATCGTCTACCAGTACTCGTTCAAGCGGGCCAAGCGCGACCGGCGCACCATCAACCTCATGGTCGAGAAGGCCGAACGCATCGCCGCCGGCGCCACTCCCTTGAAGAAGGCGAGGTTCCTCAAGGTCACCGGCGCCGAGAAGGCCCTGGACCAGACCACCATCGAACGGGCCCGCCAGCTCGCAGGGCTCAAGGGCTACGTGACCAGCCTGCCCGAGGCAACGATGAGCGGCAGCGCGGTGATCGGCGCCTATCACGACCTCTGGGCGGTCGAGGCGTCGTTCCGCATGACCAAGTCCGACCTGAAGGCCCGGCCCGTCTTCCACCACCAGCGCGAGGCGATCGAGGCCCACCTCACCGTGGTCTTCGCGGCCCTCGCGATCGCCCGCCACCTCCAGGACGCCACCGGCGTGAGCATCAAGAAGCTCGTCCAGACGCTGCGTCCCGTCCGCTCGGCAACAATCGAGGTCAACGGCCAACGCCTCACCCTCGAGCCCAACATTCCCCCGACAGCTCAGGAAATCCTGACAACGCTTGGACTCATTGCAGGTCACTAA
- a CDS encoding HU family DNA-binding protein: protein MAKNRSDLVAEVAGKTSLSQAAVNGVLDALFEVFEASVSKGEKISIPGWLAVERTERAARTGRNPQTGAAIEIPAGHSVKLTAGSKLKAAASGK, encoded by the coding sequence ATGGCTAAGAACCGCAGCGATCTGGTCGCAGAAGTCGCCGGCAAGACCAGCCTCAGCCAGGCCGCAGTCAACGGCGTGCTCGACGCACTGTTCGAGGTCTTCGAGGCCTCCGTTTCCAAGGGTGAGAAGATCAGCATCCCGGGCTGGCTCGCCGTCGAGCGCACCGAGCGCGCCGCCCGCACGGGCCGCAACCCGCAGACGGGTGCCGCCATCGAGATCCCGGCCGGCCACAGCGTCAAGCTGACCGCGGGCTCCAAGCTCAAGGCCGCCGCTTCGGGCAAGTAG
- a CDS encoding cytochrome c oxidase assembly protein, producing MPRSASPARPASAAPAPAGNAGLARGWSIAALAVAVLALVAALIFSGAVAARQVLDPGALVRWGLPIAKTLLNLSAALVLGGITFAVGVLPRYPTPHRGRRAARDAADGAAADDGDEHPAFTRALRIATGGAIAWTISAMAVLVLTHSDLIGQPLSGDADYTKQLVFFMTSLDVGRAWLVTVIIAAVVATLLFAVRSLTGLALTGLLALAGLVPMALIGHSASSSDHEGAVNSLFLHLVGASLWVGGIAVLALLGRTLAGGPDRSRTHDGASRPGASAGGSGARGVVRVPQATDATEATLRRFSALALFGYVLVVASGVVNALIRLPNLGDLFTSAYGQIILAKTTLAVVLGGIGFMHRQWIIPQLGRGASARRVLWQLIGVEAVVMGAVSGLAVALSRSAPPEPTTYAPDASPAFILTGYELPPELTSSRWITEWRADWLWVAVVLFGAVTYILGMVKVARRGDPWSWLRAASWFVGLVLLTYITSGPPAVYGRVLFSAHMVDHMMLTMVAPLFLVLGSPVTLALKALTARRDGSRGLREWLLVFVHSKWSQLVTHPLFAAANFAGSIILFYYSDLFGYAMRDHVGHELMNLHFTLTGYIFVLTMIGSDPLPRRFPYPIRLVLLLATMAFHAFFGVTLMGSNVLLEPTFFGNLGRAWGQSAIGDQQTGGGIAWGIGEIPTLILAIGVAVMWSKSDARETKRRDRAADRDHDADLEAYNAMFTRLQERDEAQGR from the coding sequence GTGCCACGATCTGCCTCGCCCGCCCGCCCAGCCTCCGCCGCCCCCGCTCCCGCGGGAAACGCAGGCCTCGCACGGGGATGGTCGATCGCGGCGCTGGCCGTCGCGGTCCTCGCCCTCGTGGCCGCCCTCATCTTCTCCGGCGCCGTCGCGGCCCGGCAGGTCCTCGATCCCGGGGCGCTCGTGCGGTGGGGCCTGCCCATCGCGAAGACGCTCCTGAACCTCTCGGCCGCCCTGGTGCTCGGCGGCATCACGTTCGCAGTGGGGGTGCTCCCGCGGTACCCCACCCCGCACCGTGGCCGCCGCGCGGCCCGCGACGCCGCGGACGGGGCGGCCGCCGACGACGGGGACGAGCACCCCGCCTTCACCCGCGCCCTGAGGATCGCCACGGGCGGCGCCATCGCGTGGACGATCAGCGCCATGGCGGTCCTCGTCCTCACGCACTCCGACCTGATCGGGCAGCCCCTCTCCGGCGACGCCGACTACACCAAGCAGCTGGTCTTCTTCATGACGAGCCTCGACGTGGGCCGGGCGTGGCTCGTCACCGTGATCATCGCCGCTGTCGTCGCGACGCTCCTCTTCGCTGTCCGCTCCCTCACGGGGCTCGCGCTCACGGGCCTCCTGGCACTCGCGGGCCTCGTGCCCATGGCGCTCATCGGGCACTCCGCCAGCTCCAGCGACCACGAGGGCGCCGTCAATTCCCTCTTCCTCCACCTCGTGGGCGCCTCACTCTGGGTCGGCGGCATCGCCGTGCTCGCCCTCCTGGGCCGCACGCTGGCCGGGGGCCCGGACCGCTCCCGGACACACGACGGCGCGTCCCGCCCAGGTGCCTCGGCCGGCGGGAGCGGGGCACGCGGCGTCGTGCGCGTCCCGCAGGCGACCGACGCGACCGAGGCGACGCTGCGGCGCTTCTCCGCGCTCGCGCTGTTCGGGTACGTGCTCGTGGTGGCGTCCGGCGTGGTCAACGCGCTCATCCGGCTGCCGAACCTCGGCGATCTGTTCACGTCCGCGTACGGGCAGATCATCCTCGCCAAGACGACCCTCGCGGTGGTGCTCGGCGGGATCGGGTTCATGCACCGGCAGTGGATCATCCCGCAGCTGGGCCGTGGCGCGTCCGCGCGGCGCGTGCTGTGGCAGCTCATCGGGGTCGAGGCCGTGGTGATGGGCGCGGTGTCCGGGCTCGCCGTCGCGCTCTCCCGCTCGGCCCCACCCGAGCCGACCACGTACGCGCCCGACGCCTCGCCGGCGTTCATCCTCACCGGCTACGAGCTGCCTCCCGAGCTCACCTCCTCGCGCTGGATCACCGAGTGGCGCGCGGACTGGCTGTGGGTGGCCGTGGTGCTCTTCGGGGCCGTCACCTACATCCTCGGCATGGTCAAGGTGGCCCGACGCGGAGACCCGTGGTCGTGGCTCCGGGCCGCCTCGTGGTTCGTCGGGCTCGTGCTCCTGACGTACATCACGAGCGGGCCGCCGGCCGTGTACGGGCGGGTGCTGTTCTCCGCGCACATGGTGGACCACATGATGCTGACCATGGTGGCGCCGCTGTTCCTCGTGCTCGGCTCGCCCGTCACGCTCGCGCTCAAGGCCCTGACGGCGCGGCGCGACGGCAGCCGGGGACTGCGCGAGTGGCTGCTCGTGTTCGTCCACTCGAAGTGGTCGCAGCTGGTCACCCACCCGCTGTTCGCGGCCGCCAACTTCGCGGGCTCGATCATCCTGTTCTACTACTCGGACCTGTTCGGGTACGCCATGCGGGACCATGTGGGCCACGAGCTCATGAACCTGCACTTCACGCTGACCGGGTACATCTTCGTACTGACGATGATCGGCTCCGACCCCCTACCACGCCGGTTCCCGTACCCGATCCGACTCGTGCTCCTGCTCGCGACCATGGCGTTCCACGCGTTCTTCGGCGTGACGCTCATGGGCTCCAACGTGCTGCTCGAGCCGACGTTCTTCGGCAACCTGGGCCGGGCATGGGGGCAGTCCGCGATCGGGGACCAGCAGACCGGCGGCGGCATCGCGTGGGGCATCGGCGAGATCCCGACCCTGATCCTCGCAATTGGGGTGGCCGTCATGTGGTCCAAGTCGGACGCACGCGAGACCAAGCGCCGCGACCGCGCCGCCGACCGCGACCACGATGCCGACCTCGAGGCCTACAACGCCATGTTCACGCGCCTCCAGGAGCGCGACGAGGCCCAGGGGCGGTAG
- a CDS encoding ABC transporter substrate-binding protein — MFKRIVTAAAAALTLLSLAACGAGSPSSAQPGAAGSSTGASGTAAAGGQTQKITVGVIPIVDTAPIWLGKSKGFFAEEGLDLDIQTATGGSAIVPGVQSGSYDFAFSNLISVMVAKDKGLDMRFVADGASSTGDPAKEFGAVLVTGDSPIKTAKDLEGKKVSVNNLSNIGDTTIKTVVEKAGGDPSKVQFVEVAFPDAQAALDKGVVDAAWILDPFRTAGVEAGDRVLSNNFVEFDPKLDIAGYFTSGDTIKNKPELTAKFTRAMNKSLDYAQQHPQEVRDVVGTYTKIDAATRAKMNLPLYRSAFDRAAVQKLGDAAQKYGTLTKPVNLDELLPR, encoded by the coding sequence ATGTTCAAGCGCATCGTGACGGCGGCAGCCGCAGCGCTCACCCTCCTCTCCCTTGCGGCCTGTGGTGCCGGCTCACCGAGCAGCGCCCAACCCGGCGCCGCCGGATCGAGCACGGGAGCGTCGGGCACGGCGGCCGCTGGCGGCCAGACCCAGAAGATCACCGTCGGCGTCATTCCGATCGTGGACACCGCGCCGATCTGGCTGGGGAAGTCCAAGGGCTTCTTCGCCGAGGAGGGCCTCGACCTCGACATCCAGACCGCGACGGGCGGCTCGGCAATCGTCCCCGGCGTCCAGTCCGGCAGCTACGACTTCGCGTTCTCGAACCTCATCTCCGTCATGGTGGCCAAGGACAAGGGCCTGGACATGCGCTTCGTGGCGGATGGTGCGTCCTCCACCGGCGATCCCGCAAAGGAGTTCGGCGCGGTCCTGGTCACGGGTGACTCGCCGATCAAGACGGCGAAGGACCTCGAGGGCAAGAAGGTCTCGGTCAACAACCTCTCGAACATCGGCGACACGACCATCAAGACCGTCGTGGAGAAGGCGGGCGGGGACCCCTCGAAGGTGCAGTTCGTCGAGGTGGCGTTCCCGGACGCTCAGGCCGCCCTGGACAAGGGCGTGGTCGACGCCGCGTGGATCCTCGACCCGTTCCGCACCGCGGGCGTCGAGGCGGGCGACCGGGTCCTGAGCAACAACTTCGTCGAGTTCGACCCGAAGCTCGACATCGCCGGCTACTTCACGAGCGGTGACACGATCAAGAACAAGCCGGAGCTCACGGCCAAGTTCACGCGTGCCATGAACAAGTCGCTCGACTACGCCCAGCAGCACCCGCAGGAGGTCCGCGACGTCGTCGGCACGTACACGAAGATCGACGCCGCCACGCGCGCCAAGATGAATCTCCCGCTGTACCGCAGCGCCTTCGACAGGGCCGCCGTGCAGAAGCTCGGCGACGCCGCGCAGAAGTACGGCACGCTGACCAAGCCCGTCAACCTCGACGAGCTGCTGCCGCGATGA
- a CDS encoding aminoglycoside phosphotransferase family protein, with the protein MPSDTPLTAAQRGLVDAWFGDWELLEDHSWGIQGIHVLRISTGRGPVVIKASGTSHHIVREARAHRQMTGPLLALDPPRSARLLHADTRAGVLAATWLPGRLVEGGPHERSAEAFRQAGELLALVHVPRERTASYDPAALHKVGDFLARAHGLAPAPHLRIAERLAAAHRPAPRWLYATHGDFQPRNWVLDGDPAAGGLVSLIDWGRAGYRPWVTDLVRLEHQSFQAGPGQSAHDAARLRAAFHAGYGRDPASEPGSWLLDNLLQALGTVVWAHEVGDAPFEDEGRRMLARAVEWFG; encoded by the coding sequence ATGCCGTCCGACACGCCGCTCACCGCCGCCCAGCGGGGGCTCGTGGACGCGTGGTTCGGGGACTGGGAGCTCTTGGAGGACCATTCGTGGGGCATCCAGGGCATCCACGTCCTGCGCATCTCCACGGGACGCGGCCCGGTGGTCATCAAGGCGTCGGGGACGAGCCACCACATCGTCCGGGAGGCCCGCGCGCACCGGCAGATGACCGGGCCGCTCCTCGCCCTCGACCCGCCCCGGAGCGCGCGGCTGCTGCACGCGGACACCCGTGCTGGGGTCCTCGCCGCCACGTGGCTGCCCGGCCGGCTCGTCGAGGGCGGCCCGCACGAGCGTTCCGCCGAGGCGTTCCGCCAGGCGGGCGAGCTCCTCGCGCTCGTGCACGTGCCGCGGGAGCGGACGGCGAGCTACGACCCGGCGGCCCTGCATAAGGTCGGCGACTTCCTGGCGCGCGCCCACGGGCTCGCCCCGGCGCCCCACCTCCGCATCGCGGAGCGCCTCGCGGCCGCCCATCGCCCGGCCCCACGCTGGCTGTACGCGACGCACGGGGACTTTCAGCCGCGCAACTGGGTCCTCGACGGCGACCCTGCTGCGGGAGGCCTCGTCTCGCTCATCGACTGGGGCCGCGCGGGGTACCGGCCCTGGGTCACCGACCTCGTCCGGCTTGAGCACCAGAGCTTCCAGGCCGGGCCCGGTCAGTCGGCACACGACGCCGCGCGGCTCCGGGCGGCGTTCCACGCCGGCTACGGCCGCGACCCGGCCAGCGAGCCCGGCTCATGGCTGCTCGACAACCTCCTCCAGGCCCTCGGGACGGTCGTCTGGGCGCACGAGGTCGGCGACGCGCCGTTCGAGGACGAGGGCCGCCGCATGCTCGCCCGCGCGGTGGAGTGGTTCGGCTGA
- a CDS encoding ABC transporter ATP-binding protein — MQPDQTQSQTVPRGRTLPEGEALLSVRGVKKVYRTDGGDIEAVRDLTFDLGHNELACIVGPSGSGKTTLLKCIAGLLSTTEGEVVLDGKKVTGPPKKMAVVFQEYGRSLFPWLRVKDNVELPLKNAGVPKAEREKLVNQALEAVGLAHVPRSYPWQLSGGMQQRVAIARAVAYQPEVLLMDEPFAAVDAQTRADLEDLIRRIWKDLGVTVLFVTHDIDESVYLGQRVIILSSSPTVVQEDLVIDLPAERDQLETRALPRFTELRHHVYEQIQLAKQGHRPDAARPDKA, encoded by the coding sequence ATGCAGCCTGACCAGACCCAGAGCCAGACCGTGCCCCGCGGGCGCACCCTTCCCGAGGGCGAGGCGCTCCTGTCGGTGCGCGGCGTCAAGAAGGTCTACCGCACCGACGGCGGAGACATCGAGGCCGTCCGCGACCTCACGTTCGACCTCGGCCACAACGAGCTCGCGTGCATCGTGGGCCCGTCCGGCTCCGGCAAGACCACGCTCCTGAAGTGCATTGCCGGCCTGCTCTCGACCACTGAGGGCGAGGTGGTCCTCGACGGGAAGAAGGTCACCGGGCCGCCCAAGAAGATGGCGGTCGTGTTCCAGGAGTACGGCCGGTCCCTGTTCCCGTGGCTGCGGGTGAAGGACAACGTGGAGCTGCCCCTGAAGAACGCGGGCGTGCCCAAGGCGGAGCGGGAGAAGCTCGTCAACCAGGCCCTCGAGGCGGTGGGCCTGGCCCACGTGCCGCGCTCGTACCCGTGGCAGCTCTCGGGCGGCATGCAGCAGCGCGTCGCAATCGCCCGCGCGGTGGCGTACCAGCCCGAGGTGCTCCTCATGGACGAGCCGTTCGCCGCTGTCGACGCCCAGACCCGTGCCGATCTCGAGGACCTCATCCGGCGCATCTGGAAGGACCTCGGAGTCACCGTCCTGTTCGTCACGCATGACATCGACGAGTCCGTCTACCTCGGCCAGCGCGTCATCATCCTCTCCTCCTCGCCCACCGTGGTGCAGGAGGACCTCGTGATCGACCTGCCCGCCGAGCGCGACCAGCTCGAGACCCGCGCCCTGCCGCGCTTCACCGAGCTGCGCCACCACGTCTACGAGCAGATCCAGCTGGCCAAGCAGGGGCACCGGCCGGACGCGGCCCGGCCCGACAAGGCCTGA